The following proteins come from a genomic window of Doryrhamphus excisus isolate RoL2022-K1 chromosome 12, RoL_Dexc_1.0, whole genome shotgun sequence:
- the mapk6 gene encoding mitogen-activated protein kinase 6 encodes MAEKFESLMNIHGFDLGSRYMDLKPLGYGGNGLVFSAVDTDCDKRVAVKKIILTDPQSVKHALREIKIIRRLDHDNIVKVFETLGPSGRRLTEDVVSLTEVNSVYIVQEYMETDLCQVLERGLLSEGHARLFMYQLLRGLKYIHSANVLHRDLKPANLFVNTEDLVLKIGDFGLARIMDPHYSHKGHLSEGLVTKWYRSPRLLLSPNNYTKAIDMWAAGCIFAEMLTGKTLFAGAHELEQMQLILESIPVLREEDRQELHSVIPVFIRNDMSKPQTPLVKLLPDVSPQALDFLEKILTFNPMDRLTAEEALAHPYMADYSFPLDEPISLHPFHIEDEVDDILLMDHSHSHTWDSRYHESQLSEADWHLHSIHDPDEVQVDPRALSDVTDEEVVQVDPRKYADGDREKLLDEPSFDYSTLFPSERSWQDDHHENKYCDLQCSHTCNYKAVSPSYLDNLIWRDSEVNHYYEPKLIIDLSNWKEQQSKDKADRKAKTKCEKNGLVKAQIAMQEAEKTQCPTEKDSEQEKHQTQPQSQQGFDFDSFIASTIKLSLQPEPCQEVALNDVGLLNELNSSVSQLEAPRTGSMSKSISQEKEEKCLVNLAQLGGGGLAVVSGDGPWPAHTWESFGSGERVAENGCLIDEACWDSHKENHFQKESTYTSYLDRLFSRKEEVVGASVATLETVSLEARESELGESFLSRSTEIVLNMQLDSLALPGFDSADELPLKSIQASLTPCAVKCSPQIAHKTYSSIFKHLN; translated from the exons ATGGCAGAGAAGTTTGAGTCTCTAATGAACATCCATGGCTTTGACCTGGGCTCTCGATACATGGACTTGAAGCCCCTCGGATATGGAGGAAATGGCCTGGTATTTTCAGCAGTTGACACAGACTGTGACAAGCGAGTGGCTGTGAAGAAGATTATCTTGACTGATCCCCAGAGTGTCAAACACGCCTTGCGAGAAATTAAGATTATAAGACGCCTGGACCATGACAACATAGTAAAG GTTTTTGAAACTTTAGGCCCCAGCGGTCGCAGGCTAACTGAGGATGTGGTATCCCTGACGGAGGTAAACTCTGTCTACATAGTGCAGGAGTACATGGAGACTGACTTGTGTCAGGTGCTGGAGCGAGGTCTTCTGTCCGAGGGCCACGCCAGGCTCTTCATGTACCAACTTCTCCGGGGACTCAAGTACATCCACTCTGCCAATGTGCTCCACCGTGACCTCAAGCCCGCCAACCTGTTTGTCAACACAGAGGACCTGGTGCTGAAGATTGGAGACTTTGGTCTGGCCCGCATCATGGACCCCCACTACTCCCACAAG GGTCACCTGTCTGAAGGTCTGGTCACCAAGTGGTACAGGTCGCCCCGCCTGCTGCTCTCTCCAAATAACTACACTAAAGCCATTGACATGTGGGCTGCTGGTTGCATCTTTGCTGAGATGCTTACTGGGAAAACACTCTTTGCGG GGGCTCACGAACTGGAGCAGATGCAGCTTATACTGGAATCCATCCCTGTACTGCGAGAGGAAGACCGACAAGAGCTCCACAGCGTGATACCTGTCTTCATCCGTAACGACATGTCAAAACCTCAGACACCACTGGTCAAGTTGTTGCCTGATGTCAGTCCTcaag CCCTGGATTTCTTAGAGAAGATCCTGACCTTTAACCCCATGGATCGTTTAACTGCGGAAGAGGCTCTTGCCCACCCTTATATGGCTGACTACTCCTTCCCCTTGGATGAGCCTATCTCTCTCCATCCTTTTCACATTGAAGATGAAGTTGATGATATCCTGCTCATGGACCACAGCCACAGCCACACTTGGGACAG ccggTATCATGAGAGCCAGTTGTCAGAGGCTGACTGGCACTTGCACAGCATCCATGACCCAGATGAAGTCCAAGTGGACCCAAGAGCCCTCTCTGATGTAACGGATGAGGAGGTGGTTCAG GTGGACCCTCGGAAATATGCCGACGGAGATCGGGAAAAGCTCCTGGATGAGCCATCCTTTGACTACTCCACTCTTTTCCCATCAGAGCGGTCGTGGCAGGATGATcatcatgaaaataaatactgcGACCTTCAGTGTAGCCACACATGTAACTACAAGGCAGTGTCCCCTTCCTACCTGGACAACCTGATCTGGAGGGACAGTGAAGTCAACCACTACTATGAGCCCAAGCTCATCATTGACCTCTCCAACTGGAAGGAGCAGCAGAGTAAGGACAAGGCAGACCGCAAGGCCAAGACAAAGTGTGAGAAGAACGGGCTGGTGAAGGCCCAGATTGCGATGCAGGAGGCAGAAAAGACCCAATGTCCAACGGAAAAGGACAGCGAGCAAGAGAAACATCAGACACAGCCGCAAAGTCAACAAGGCTTTGACTTTGACTCCTTCATCGCCAGTACCATCAAGTTGAGCCTTCAGCCTGAGCCTTGTCAAGAGGTGGCACTCAATGATGTGGGTCTTCTCAACGAGCTCAACTCTTCAGTCTCTCAGCTGGAGGCCCCTAGGACAGGCTCCATGTCCAAGTCCATAAGTCAGGAGAAAGAGGAGAAGTGCCTGGTGAACCTGGCCCAGTTAGGCGGTGGAGGCTTGGCAGTTGTCAGCGGTGATGGTCCTTGGCCTGCGCACACATGGGAGAGCTTCGGCTCCGGTGAACGAGTCGCAGAGAACGGCTGTTTAATAGATGAAGCATGCTGGGACAGTCACAAAGAGAACCACTTCCAGAAGGAGAGCACTTACACCAGCTACCTGGACCGCCTGTTCAGCCGCAAGGAGGAGGTAGTTGGTGCGTCTGTGGCCACCCTGGAGACGGTGTCCTTGGAGGCCAGGGAAAGCGAGCTGGGTGAGAGTTTCCTTAGCAGGAGCACAGAGATCGTGCTGAATATGCAGCTGGACTCTCTGGCCCTGCCTGGCTTTGACAGCGCCGACGAGCTGCCTCTAAAATCCATCCAGGCGTCCCTCACCCCCTGTGCTGTCAAATGTTCTCCTCAGATCGCCCACAAAACCTACAGCAGCATCTTCAAGCATCTTAACTAG